The DNA window AGCGCCTCGGTTCCGTTCCACAGGGTTAAGAAGCCCGAGCCAGAAGGGCTCAATGCGTTTTCTGCATTGTCAAAAAAGAAAGATCCTCCGATTGCTGTGATGCCACCGGCGAACGAATCGATGATCAAGGGATAAGAGGCATCCTCTCCGGACAGAGAGATGTCCGAGTCGATCACGGTGACATAGAGTCCGTCTTCGGCAGACACGTAGTAGGAGAACCCATTGCCGCTAAAGGATTTTCCGGTGAAGATGATGAGGTCGGTTGGGATGGTGGAAAACGTCTCCTCGTAATAGCCGGAGTCAATTGCCGCCAGAAATTCGGTGCGATCGGTAAAGGTGAAGACGCTAGCGCCTGCCTGCACCGCAAATGCGATCAGAAGAAGTAGGATTTTATAGTTCACTGGTTTGTGCCTGTTGGAGGGTTCTTCTTTTATACCGTAAGCTCTCATCAGGAACGGCCGCTTCGGCTCAAAGACATCGATTCGTTCTGAAAGGCTCGCTGGCAGCCTCATGGTCACGGCGAGGATCAGGTGCGTGAACAGGACCGTGAATCGAGCGATCGAGAAGTGGTCGGTGGGAGGGGCAGCCTGTTGTAGCGGGAGTGCTAGGCCTAGGAATGGGGAAGGAGTCGACGGGGACTCGTGGGTGTTCTAGCGGCGGCTCAGCTTAGTAAAGAAAGTCGTTTTCGCTAGAAGATATAGAGCATCAGGTAAACGATGACGCCTGTGATCGATACATAAAGCCAGATGGGGAAGGTGATTCTGGCGATCTTGCGGTGCTTGTCGAAGCGCTCCTGGAAGGCGCGCCAGAGGGTGAGGATCGCCAGCACCGGTACGGTTACGGCGAGGAGGATGTGGCTGATCAGGATGGTGAAATAGAGCGGGCGGAGCCAGCCCTGGCCCTGGTAAGGCACGCTGCCGACCGAGAAGTGGTAGACGAGGTAGCAGATGAGGAAGATCACGGAGACGGCAAAGGCAGAGAGCATCACGTTGCGATGTTCTGTCTTTCTGCCA is part of the Bryobacter aggregatus MPL3 genome and encodes:
- a CDS encoding PEP-CTERM sorting domain-containing protein yields the protein MNYKILLLLIAFAVQAGASVFTFTDRTEFLAAIDSGYYEETFSTIPTDLIIFTGKSFSGNGFSYYVSAEDGLYVTVIDSDISLSGEDASYPLIIDSFAGGITAIGGSFFFDNAENALSPSGSGFLTLWNGTEALATLAVNTPTSNKSFFGFISTTPFTALTLQGTSTEQSGYAWPNVDNLIVGTADPSAVPEPSTYLLFGAGLAGLALLRRR
- a CDS encoding DUF420 domain-containing protein, with product MTIRDLPLIDASLNALCTCLLLYGYYLIRNGRKTEHRNVMLSAFAVSVIFLICYLVYHFSVGSVPYQGQGWLRPLYFTILISHILLAVTVPVLAILTLWRAFQERFDKHRKIARITFPIWLYVSITGVIVYLMLYIF